A DNA window from Nitrospirota bacterium contains the following coding sequences:
- a CDS encoding STAS domain-containing protein has protein sequence MNIHIGDCRGGKVVAISGEIDMYSSPELREQMMNLIGQRISNMLIDFRQVSYIDSSGIATFVEGLKSMKNYGGRLRFFGIPQGIMEIFSFSKLDRVFEIYGNIDDAINS, from the coding sequence ATGAACATTCATATCGGAGACTGCAGGGGTGGAAAAGTGGTCGCAATATCTGGAGAAATAGATATGTATTCGTCGCCTGAACTCAGGGAACAGATGATGAACCTCATCGGTCAGAGAATATCAAATATGCTTATTGATTTCAGGCAGGTATCGTACATAGACAGTTCAGGCATTGCCACCTTTGTTGAGGGACTTAAATCCATGAAGAATTACGGCGGCAGACTCCGGTTTTTCGGGATACCTCAGGGGATTATGGAGATATTCAGTTTTTCGAAGCTGGACAGGGTTTTTGAGATATACGGGAATATTGACGATGCCATCAATAGCTGA
- a CDS encoding ABC transporter permease, producing MPSIAETLCSFAGKKAKPFLKEVHDASKIINDIFYWAVISPLRGRPVRFRAAVSEMVKAGYNSVPIVAVISLFIGIILAFQSAYQLKKVGALIYVANLIGVSITRELGPIITAIIVSGRSGSAFAAEIGSMKAAEEIDALISMGINPVRFIVVPKLIALMIMVPALTIFSDIIGMLGGFILSVSVLEIHPASYFQQTVNALLVKDVMTGLVKAWAFGILITIVGSYQGFKVTGGAEEVGRRTTAAVVASIFLVIVFDLFFTALFYYFT from the coding sequence ATGCCATCAATAGCTGAAACCCTGTGCAGCTTTGCCGGCAAAAAAGCAAAACCCTTTCTTAAGGAAGTCCACGATGCATCGAAGATCATTAACGATATTTTTTACTGGGCGGTTATTTCTCCTCTCAGGGGAAGGCCCGTCCGATTCCGTGCGGCCGTATCGGAGATGGTAAAGGCAGGATACAACTCTGTGCCCATAGTTGCCGTAATTTCATTGTTTATCGGAATAATCCTTGCGTTTCAGTCAGCCTACCAGCTGAAAAAGGTAGGAGCGCTGATCTATGTCGCCAATCTTATAGGGGTATCAATAACGAGAGAACTCGGACCTATAATCACGGCCATTATCGTATCAGGCAGGAGTGGTTCGGCTTTTGCTGCGGAGATCGGATCCATGAAAGCGGCTGAAGAAATCGATGCGCTTATCAGCATGGGTATAAATCCTGTCAGATTCATTGTCGTCCCGAAGCTCATCGCGCTCATGATAATGGTTCCTGCCCTCACAATTTTTTCCGATATCATCGGTATGCTCGGAGGGTTCATTCTTTCTGTCTCGGTTCTGGAAATACATCCTGCAAGTTATTTCCAGCAAACTGTCAATGCACTGCTAGTAAAGGATGTAATGACCGGACTGGTCAAAGCATGGGCGTTTGGCATACTGATTACTATTGTCGGATCATACCAGGGATTCAAGGTGACCGGAGGGGCAGAGGAGGTCGGAAGGAGGACAACAGCAGCAGTTGTTGCGTCCATTTTTCTGGTAATCGTATTTGACCTGTTTTTTACGGCACTTTTTTATTATTTCACATAA
- a CDS encoding ATP-binding protein: MMRDSAVITVPSHPRYLAVIRAVTGKMGELCGIDENTTEDIKLAVDEACTNVIKHAYRGDVSRKIVIKYRITRKAFRVAIEDNGVRAHEDVLKGRNLNTIRPGGLGIHLIKRVFDVLAFDEKKKIGNRLILVKYLKGEK; the protein is encoded by the coding sequence ATGATGAGAGATTCCGCGGTCATTACCGTGCCGTCACATCCCAGATACCTTGCAGTAATCAGAGCTGTGACAGGAAAAATGGGAGAATTATGCGGGATTGATGAAAATACCACCGAGGACATAAAACTCGCTGTGGATGAGGCATGCACAAATGTTATCAAGCATGCATACAGGGGGGACGTTTCAAGAAAGATTGTTATAAAATACAGAATAACCCGGAAGGCATTCAGGGTTGCCATAGAGGATAACGGGGTCAGAGCGCACGAGGACGTATTAAAAGGCAGGAACCTGAATACCATACGGCCCGGAGGACTCGGCATACATCTGATAAAAAGAGTTTTTGATGTCCTTGCGTTCGACGAAAAGAAAAAGATCGGCAACCGTCTGATTCTTGTGAAATACCTGAAAGGGGAAAAATGA
- a CDS encoding ATP-binding cassette domain-containing protein produces MENAIEVTKLSSYYGEREILKRISFVIPKNMTTVILGGSGCGKSTLLKHLIGLLKPASGSILIQGTDITQLDEESMNEVRKKMGILFQGAALLNSLNLLDNIALPVREHTRIKESTIGIMVRMKLDLVGLSGFEGFYPSQLSGGMKKRAGLARAIALDPELLFFDEPSAGLDPITAAGLDDLIVSLKNVFKMTIVVVTHELPSVFTIADYVIMLDAGEVIFSGSLDELKMSDHPRIRMFLERKPETGTYVPEDYFNIIAGE; encoded by the coding sequence ATGGAAAATGCAATAGAAGTGACCAAGCTTTCTTCCTATTATGGAGAGCGGGAGATCCTGAAAAGAATCTCCTTTGTCATACCGAAAAACATGACGACGGTCATACTCGGGGGAAGCGGATGCGGCAAAAGCACACTCCTTAAGCACCTGATCGGTCTGCTGAAACCTGCCAGCGGGAGTATTCTCATACAGGGAACAGACATTACGCAGCTGGATGAAGAATCAATGAATGAGGTGCGGAAGAAAATGGGAATACTGTTTCAGGGTGCGGCACTGCTCAATTCCCTCAATTTGCTGGACAATATCGCGCTTCCCGTGAGGGAGCATACCAGGATTAAAGAATCAACCATAGGGATTATGGTTCGCATGAAGCTGGATCTCGTCGGTCTGTCGGGTTTTGAAGGGTTCTATCCTTCTCAGTTGTCGGGAGGGATGAAAAAAAGGGCAGGACTGGCAAGGGCAATCGCACTTGATCCTGAACTGCTGTTTTTTGATGAGCCGTCTGCAGGGCTGGATCCTATCACCGCGGCAGGGCTTGATGACCTTATCGTAAGTCTTAAGAATGTGTTTAAAATGACTATAGTCGTAGTCACTCATGAACTGCCAAGTGTATTCACGATCGCAGATTATGTTATCATGCTGGATGCCGGAGAAGTGATATTTTCAGGATCTCTCGATGAGCTGAAGATGTCGGATCACCCCAGGATAAGAATGTTTCTCGAGAGAAAACCGGAGACCGGCACATATGTTCCAGAAGACTATTTCAACATCATTGCAGGCGAATAA